Proteins from a single region of Polyangiaceae bacterium:
- the groES gene encoding co-chaperone GroES: MKIRPLQDRVIVKRVAEEEKTKGGIIIPDSAKEKPIEGEVIAVGNGKVQEDGKVRPLDIKAGDRVLFGKYAGTEVKIEGEEHLILREDDILGVIEK; the protein is encoded by the coding sequence ATGAAGATCCGACCGTTGCAGGACCGCGTGATCGTCAAGCGCGTTGCAGAAGAAGAGAAGACCAAGGGCGGCATCATCATCCCCGACTCGGCCAAAGAGAAGCCGATCGAGGGTGAAGTCATCGCCGTGGGCAATGGCAAGGTGCAGGAGGACGGCAAGGTGCGTCCCCTCGACATCAAGGCCGGCGACCGCGTGCTGTTCGGCAAGTACGCCGGCACCGAGGTCAAGATCGAAGGCGAAGAGCACCTGATCCTGCGCGAGGACGACATCCTCGGTGTGATCGAGAAGTGA
- the groL gene encoding chaperonin GroEL (60 kDa chaperone family; promotes refolding of misfolded polypeptides especially under stressful conditions; forms two stacked rings of heptamers to form a barrel-shaped 14mer; ends can be capped by GroES; misfolded proteins enter the barrel where they are refolded when GroES binds): protein MSAKEIAYQETARNLILAGVNALADAVKVTLGPKGRNVVLEKSFGSPTVTKDGVTVAKEIELENKFENMGAQMVREVASKTSDVAGDGTTTATVLAQAIFREGSKLVAAGHNPMEVKRGIDKAVEVLVGELKNMAKSTRDPKEIAQVGTVSANGDETIGKLLSEAMEKVGKEGVITVEEAKSAETTLEVVEGMQFDRGYLSPYFVTDPERMVAKLEDCYLLLSEKKISNMKDLLPVLEAIARQQKPLLIVAEDVEGEALATLVVNKLRGTLQCCAVKAPGFGDRRKEMLKDIAILTGGQVIAEELGLKLENVTISDLGRAKTVNIDKDNTTIVDGSGKKEKITARQQEIRTQIDNTTSDYDREKLQERLAKLVGGVAVIKVGAATETEMKEKKARVEDALHATRAAVEEGIVPGGGVALIRAQNALDKLEVNEEQRFGVQILRRAIEEPLRQIVANAGEEGSIVVQKVKEGKGTFGYNAQTNTYGDLVKDGVIDPAKVVRSALQNAASVAGLMLTTEALIADKPKEEKPAAGGGHGHSHDF, encoded by the coding sequence ATGAGTGCAAAAGAAATCGCGTACCAAGAGACAGCTCGCAACCTGATCCTCGCCGGCGTCAACGCCCTGGCGGATGCGGTCAAGGTCACCCTCGGCCCCAAGGGCCGCAACGTCGTGCTCGAGAAGAGCTTCGGTTCCCCCACCGTCACCAAGGACGGCGTGACCGTGGCCAAGGAGATCGAGCTCGAGAACAAGTTCGAGAACATGGGCGCCCAGATGGTGCGTGAAGTCGCCAGCAAGACCAGCGACGTCGCCGGCGACGGCACCACCACTGCCACCGTGCTTGCGCAGGCCATCTTCCGCGAGGGCAGCAAGCTCGTCGCGGCCGGCCACAACCCGATGGAAGTGAAGCGCGGCATCGACAAGGCCGTCGAGGTCCTCGTCGGCGAGCTCAAGAACATGGCCAAGAGCACCCGCGATCCGAAGGAGATCGCTCAGGTCGGCACCGTGAGCGCCAACGGCGACGAGACCATCGGCAAGCTGCTCAGCGAGGCGATGGAGAAGGTCGGCAAGGAAGGCGTCATCACCGTCGAAGAGGCCAAGAGCGCCGAGACGACTCTCGAGGTCGTGGAAGGCATGCAGTTCGATCGCGGCTACCTCTCCCCGTACTTCGTGACGGATCCGGAGCGCATGGTTGCCAAGCTCGAGGACTGTTACCTGCTGCTCTCCGAGAAGAAGATCAGCAACATGAAGGACCTGCTCCCGGTTCTGGAAGCCATTGCGCGTCAGCAGAAGCCTCTGCTCATCGTCGCCGAGGACGTCGAGGGTGAAGCCCTCGCGACCCTGGTGGTGAACAAGCTGCGTGGCACCCTGCAGTGCTGTGCGGTCAAGGCTCCCGGCTTCGGTGATCGCCGCAAGGAGATGCTGAAGGACATCGCGATCCTGACCGGCGGCCAGGTCATTGCGGAGGAACTCGGCCTCAAGCTCGAGAACGTGACCATCAGCGATCTGGGTCGCGCCAAGACCGTGAACATCGACAAGGACAACACCACCATCGTCGATGGCTCCGGCAAGAAGGAGAAGATCACCGCTCGCCAGCAAGAGATCCGCACTCAGATCGACAACACCACCAGCGACTACGACCGCGAGAAGCTCCAGGAGCGCCTGGCCAAGCTCGTGGGCGGCGTTGCGGTGATCAAGGTCGGTGCTGCCACCGAGACCGAGATGAAGGAGAAGAAGGCCCGCGTCGAAGACGCGCTGCACGCGACCCGCGCAGCCGTCGAAGAGGGCATCGTCCCCGGCGGCGGCGTTGCGCTCATCCGCGCTCAGAACGCCCTCGACAAGCTCGAGGTCAACGAAGAGCAGCGCTTCGGCGTCCAGATCCTCCGCCGCGCCATCGAAGAGCCCCTGCGCCAGATCGTTGCCAACGCTGGTGAAGAAGGCTCCATCGTGGTGCAGAAGGTCAAGGAAGGCAAAGGCACCTTCGGCTACAACGCGCAGACCAACACCTACGGCGACCTCGTCAAAGACGGCGTGATCGATCCGGCCAAGGTGGTGCGCAGCGCACTGCAGAACGCCGCAAGCGTCGCAGGCTTGATGCTCACGACCGAGGCGCTCATTGCGGACAAGCCCAAGGAAGAGAAGCCCGCTGCCGGCGGCGGCCACGGGCACAGCCACGATTTCTGA
- a CDS encoding GNAT family N-acetyltransferase, whose amino-acid sequence MGVSFDTLLPVVRPLNRAADHEIELVARRMRETLVDVLGRERGESMYSLEWLRDRVRWHLDAEACKGDVLLAEHAGNIVGHTIVRVDLDDSARQIGLFSTFWVEPTSRRRGIAEALLRSGEAWLAEQGMTTVCTNTAESNTRLLSLLEKHGYTLAFRAAEVSMVQMTKQLTG is encoded by the coding sequence GTGGGTGTATCCTTCGACACGTTGCTGCCCGTTGTCCGTCCCCTGAACCGCGCCGCCGACCACGAGATCGAGCTGGTCGCTCGGCGTATGCGCGAAACCCTGGTCGACGTCCTCGGCCGCGAGCGCGGCGAATCGATGTACTCGCTCGAATGGCTCCGCGACCGCGTGCGCTGGCACCTCGACGCTGAAGCCTGCAAGGGTGACGTCCTCCTGGCAGAGCACGCTGGCAACATCGTCGGCCATACCATCGTGCGCGTCGACCTCGACGACAGCGCCCGCCAGATCGGGTTGTTCTCGACGTTCTGGGTCGAGCCGACATCACGACGGCGGGGAATCGCCGAAGCGCTGCTCCGAAGCGGCGAAGCGTGGCTCGCCGAGCAGGGAATGACGACCGTTTGCACCAACACGGCCGAGAGCAACACGCGCTTGCTGTCGCTCCTGGAAAAACACGGCTACACCTTGGCGTTCCGAGCGGCGGAGGTATCCATGGTGCAGATGACCAAGCAGCTCACTGGGTAG
- a CDS encoding serpin family protein, which produces MRRELLAACLGLLLVGCDGGARPTAEPPTSAANPPAATAPTATTPPTESAMPEASSDPATPPPPMPKDLSGSSNAFGFDLYRQSEKNGNFAISPASITLALTMTYGGSRAETQAQMQKTMHLSATPDQALAQAGQLQTALTAKGRPLTLRIANRLFGEKTYSFEKSYLDATKKHFAAPLEPVSFVDDAEGVRKHINGWVEDQTEKRIKDLIAPRGVDKDTRLVLVNAIYFLADWLEPFEKTSTFPRPFTLASGTKKDVPMMHRRASMRCAEVGDVKVVELPYKGKDASMLVVVPKATQGLAAVEKNLTNATLEAWLSALTTQEASIAVPKFEVEPPNALKLRPALLKLGMVLPLDRRKADFTGIANPPRPDDRLFIGEVFHKAFVKVDEKGTEAAAATAVVMPRGAGMPSKPPFELSADHPFLFFIRDHASGLVLFVGRITDPSVKA; this is translated from the coding sequence ATGAGACGAGAGCTGCTCGCTGCGTGTCTGGGGCTGTTGCTTGTGGGGTGCGACGGGGGTGCGCGGCCGACTGCCGAACCGCCGACCAGCGCCGCCAATCCACCCGCTGCCACGGCGCCAACCGCAACCACGCCTCCGACGGAGTCTGCCATGCCCGAAGCCAGTAGCGATCCTGCAACGCCGCCGCCGCCCATGCCGAAGGACCTGTCCGGCTCGAGCAACGCGTTCGGTTTCGATCTGTATCGACAGAGCGAGAAGAACGGCAACTTCGCCATCTCACCAGCGAGCATCACGCTGGCATTGACCATGACCTACGGCGGGTCACGAGCAGAGACGCAAGCTCAGATGCAGAAGACGATGCATCTGTCCGCGACTCCCGACCAGGCGCTGGCTCAAGCAGGGCAACTGCAGACCGCGCTCACGGCGAAGGGCCGACCGCTCACCCTGCGCATCGCGAATCGCCTGTTCGGTGAGAAGACGTACAGCTTCGAGAAGAGCTACCTCGACGCGACGAAGAAGCACTTCGCCGCACCGCTGGAGCCCGTGAGCTTCGTGGACGATGCCGAAGGCGTGCGCAAGCACATCAACGGCTGGGTCGAGGACCAAACCGAGAAGCGCATCAAAGACTTGATCGCACCAAGGGGCGTGGACAAGGACACGCGCTTGGTGTTGGTCAACGCCATCTACTTCTTGGCAGACTGGCTCGAGCCCTTCGAGAAGACCTCGACGTTTCCACGCCCCTTCACTCTCGCCTCGGGCACCAAGAAGGACGTGCCCATGATGCATCGCCGCGCTTCGATGCGCTGCGCCGAAGTGGGCGATGTCAAAGTCGTGGAACTCCCGTACAAGGGGAAGGACGCATCCATGCTCGTGGTGGTGCCGAAGGCCACGCAAGGTCTGGCCGCGGTGGAGAAGAACCTGACCAACGCCACCCTGGAGGCCTGGCTCTCTGCCCTCACGACGCAGGAAGCGAGCATTGCAGTGCCGAAGTTCGAGGTGGAGCCACCGAACGCGCTCAAGCTTCGGCCGGCACTCTTGAAGCTCGGGATGGTGCTGCCGCTCGATCGCCGCAAGGCCGACTTCACCGGCATCGCCAACCCGCCGCGCCCCGACGATCGCTTGTTCATCGGCGAGGTGTTCCACAAAGCCTTCGTCAAAGTGGACGAGAAGGGCACCGAAGCCGCAGCCGCCACCGCGGTCGTGATGCCGCGCGGCGCGGGCATGCCGAGCAAGCCGCCCTTCGAGCTTTCCGCGGATCACCCGTTTCTGTTCTTCATCCGCGACCACGCCTCGGGCCTGGTGCTGTTCGTCGGCCGCATCACGGACCCCAGCGTCAAAGCGTAG